The candidate division TA06 bacterium region GAGTAGCCAACCGCCTGCTGCGCAGGGTGCGGGACTTTGCCCAGGTGGAATCCGACGGAAAGATCACCGACCAGGTGGCCGACTCGGCCCTGCTGCGGTTAGAAGTAGACGCCTTGGGCCTGGACGACATGGACAAGAGGATACTGGAGGCCATCATCAAAAAATTCAACGGCGGGCCGGTGGGCTTGAATACTTTGGCGGTGGCGGTCAGCGAGGAGGCCGATACCTTGGAAGAAGTGTATGAGCCGTATCTGATCCAGGAGGGTTTCTTGAAGCGCACACCGCGGGGGCGGGAGGCCACGGATCTGGCCTATAGGCATTTGGGGCTGAGTTCGGGGAATAAGCAGACGGCGATGCTTTAGGTGGTTGATTTAAACCGGATTAAAACCTTCTGCGGCACTTCGCCCAACGCCGTTAAAACCCAAATCTGGGCAGTGCTCATCATGTATCTCCTGGTTGCCATTGTCAAGAAACGGCTCTCAATTCCAGGTGATTTACACATTTTTACAGATTTTAGAAGTCAATCTGTTTGAGAAAAGGCCCATTTTACAGGTGTTTCAAGATGCTACCAAACAAGATCCGGCGGGTCAATACCATAACCAATTGCAGCTCTTCGGTTAATGACCGGACACTACTGGTAGCATACCAGTAGTATCCCAATAGACATAAAAGGGATCGTCAGCCAGTGTTTGACGCTTGATGGAAATCCGGCGGAAACCACATTGGCGAAGGGATTATTGAAAGGTCATCAAGCAACCTTTGGTCAGGCGCCAGAAGAATTTGCCACCGACCGTGGATTCAGTTCGGCGAAAAATGAACGAATGGCCAAACGGCTTGGAGTTAAACATGTATCCATGCCGGCCCGAGGTAAACCGAGCAAAGAACGAAAAGCGCACCAACGACAATATTGGTTTAAACGGTTACAAAAGTTCCGGACCGGGGCCGAAGGCCGGATCAGCTATTTATCCCGCCTGCGGGCCGTAACTCCTTCGGCGTGCAGGCCCGTTGCTTTGGCTTTGACCGTTGTCGGCTGACCGGGGACAACGGCATGGAGAACTGGACCGGCTGGGGTGTCGTAGCCCACAATTTGAAGAAAACCAGCCAACTAATGAGGGCGATGGGATAAAGAATTAGACGGCAGCATTCATAACAAGCAGAAAGAACAAGATAAACTGCGGGACGAAGTGATTGGATATCTCGGAATAAAAGTTGTGAGAATAGCAAATAAAAACGTATTAGAAAATATTGACGAAGTAATGAAGCGCATCAGTGTGGTTTTGTGAGTTCAAAACGTAAATACATCCGAAAGCATAATCAAGGAAATATATGACCAAACTGCTTAACATCGGCAAAGTAAAGATCGGCGGGAGCGCACCGCTGGCGCTGATCGCCGGGCCCTGTGTGATGGAAGACGAGGCCGTGGTCTTAAAAACGGCCGAAGAGATCAAGAAGATCGCTGACAAGCTGAAGATCGGCCTGATATTCAAGTCCTCCTACAAAAAGGACAACCGCTCCTCGGCCAAGTCATATCAAGGCCCGGGGCTCGAGTATGGTTTAAAATTGTTAGAAAAAGTTAAGAAACAGTTTGATATCCCAGTACTTTCTGACGTGCATTATCCCGAAGAGGTGGCCGCCTGCGCCCAGGTGCTGGATGTGATCCAGATCCCGGCCTATCTCTGCATGCAGACAGAGTTGACATTAAAGGTCGCGAAGACGGGAAAGGTTGTAAATGTTAAAAAGGGTCAGTTTCTGGCCCCGGAGGACGTGGGGCACATCGTCAAGAAGATCGAAGAGACAGGTAACACCAATATACTTTTAACCGAGCGGGGCAGTTGCTTTGGCTACCACAACCTGGTGGTGGACTACAAGGCCCTGCCCATCATGCGCTCTTTGGGCTATCCTGTCGTGTTCGACGTGACCCACACCATCCGCAAGTATGGCAAGCCCTCCAGCGACCCCAAAGGGGGAAGCCCGGAGTTCATCGAACCCCTGGCCCGGGCCGGGGTGGCCTGTGGCTGCGACGCCATATTCATCGAGACCCACCCCAAACCCGGCCAGGCCAAGTGCGACGCGGCCAGCATGCTGGAGCTGTCCAAACTGGAGCGGCTGCTGGGGAGTCTGATGGAACTGGATGCAGTTGCCAGAAAATACTCCTAACCACCAAGACACCAAGGCTCAAAAATAACTATCGGGCTTCCATGTCATTCCCACGAAAGTGGAAATCCAGTGGGAAACCTGTTGGATACCTGCTGGAGTTTACACTGAGTGTAATGAAGTGCAGGTATGACGAACGACAACTCATAACAATCAAATCAAAGGAGTAGGTGATGAAAAAGATCGCTCTGATAACAGTCCTGGCGCTGATCGCAGCAAACGCCTTTGCCCTGCAGGTCATCGAGCACAAGGCGCCAATCACCCAGGCCGTGGTCTACAACGACCGGGTGGAGATCATCCGCAGTTGCAAGAACAGCTACCAGCCGGGCGAATACCAGGTCAAACTGCTGGACCTGCCCTCCTCGCTGGACGACAACTCGGTGCGGACATCAGGCCTTGGACCGGCCGAAGTCAAGATCAACGCAGTGAAGATAGAATCCGTATACTTGGACACCACCAACAACATTAAATACAAGGTGCTGGAGGATTCGGTGGACCAGCTAAAGGAGCAGGTCAAGGTTTACGAAGACCGTTTTTCCTTGTTGCAAAAAGAGGCCGACTATCTGGAGAAGATAAAGAGCGCCAGCACTGCGGTCAGCACCGGGCGGGACGCCGAGAAGCCCAGGGCCCCCACCGTCAGCGAGTGGACAGGGCTTTATATTTTTTACGATGCCCGCTACGAAGCCATCAACAAGGAGATGCGGGGGATAGACAAGAGCAAAAAATCCCTGCAAGCCAAATTGGATGCTCTGCAGAAGCGCTTGAACAAGATAGCCGGTACAGCAAATCTTACAAAAAAGAATGTCACCATAAATTTCCGGGTGCTTCAGGAAGGCGCACTCAATTTGAACCTGAGTTACATGATGATGGGAGCCTCCTGGCATCCCCAGTACGATATCCGGGTCTCGCCGGACGACCAGAAGGTGGAATTTACCTACTATGGCGTGATCTACCAGAATACCGGGGAGGACTGGAAGGACGTCAGGGTTACGCTGTCCACCGCCCAGCCCTCGGTCTCCGGTTCCATGCCCGCGCTGTCGCCCTGGTACCTGGACGTTTACCAGCAGTATTATCAGAAGGGTGCGGCGGCCAAGAGAGCCACGATGAACGTGAGTTACGGGGCCCAGATGAACCAGGCCCCGGCGCCGGCAATGGAACAAATACAGGTTATGGCAGATATAGGCTCAACGACCAAGACTGTTTCACCAATGGGTGTATCAACTTCTGATGTCGAGTTCTCCGG contains the following coding sequences:
- a CDS encoding DUF559 domain-containing protein, which translates into the protein MHNKQKEQDKLRDEVIGYLGIKVVRIANKNVLENIDEVMKRISVVL
- the kdsA gene encoding 3-deoxy-8-phosphooctulonate synthase; protein product: MTKLLNIGKVKIGGSAPLALIAGPCVMEDEAVVLKTAEEIKKIADKLKIGLIFKSSYKKDNRSSAKSYQGPGLEYGLKLLEKVKKQFDIPVLSDVHYPEEVAACAQVLDVIQIPAYLCMQTELTLKVAKTGKVVNVKKGQFLAPEDVGHIVKKIEETGNTNILLTERGSCFGYHNLVVDYKALPIMRSLGYPVVFDVTHTIRKYGKPSSDPKGGSPEFIEPLARAGVACGCDAIFIETHPKPGQAKCDAASMLELSKLERLLGSLMELDAVARKYS
- a CDS encoding mucoidy inhibitor MuiA family protein; this translates as MKKIALITVLALIAANAFALQVIEHKAPITQAVVYNDRVEIIRSCKNSYQPGEYQVKLLDLPSSLDDNSVRTSGLGPAEVKINAVKIESVYLDTTNNIKYKVLEDSVDQLKEQVKVYEDRFSLLQKEADYLEKIKSASTAVSTGRDAEKPRAPTVSEWTGLYIFYDARYEAINKEMRGIDKSKKSLQAKLDALQKRLNKIAGTANLTKKNVTINFRVLQEGALNLNLSYMMMGASWHPQYDIRVSPDDQKVEFTYYGVIYQNTGEDWKDVRVTLSTAQPSVSGSMPALSPWYLDVYQQYYQKGAAAKRATMNVSYGAQMNQAPAPAMEQIQVMADIGSTTKTVSPMGVSTSDVEFSGTSYVFVTPGENNIPSDGEPHKIPIAFETLDAEFEYSAAPRIKQYAYLKGKVKNTTEYPFIAGDINVFFGNNFVGASSINSIIPSEKFDVSLGIDEGLKVTRQKVKDLTEGTKKVKKTYGYKIMVKNLKANKETITVNEQYPVSKNDKIKVKLVSPKFDSPEAEFGVKEKANGMIEWKFQIEPQGKQELELEYIIEYPSDTGIQGL